One genomic segment of Catalinimonas alkaloidigena includes these proteins:
- a CDS encoding L-serine ammonia-lyase → MEMISVFDMFKLGIGPSSSHTLGPWRAAQRWLEELRQQLDLQEVQAVEVHLYASLALTGKGHGTDLAVMLGLSGQDPVDIPIQNVLDIKEQIYREHRINLADQYIIPFDPSQHIIMHGGERLAEHANGLIFKAYTTERVFEETYYSVGGGFVKKANEKADPQGTVQLPYPSQNGEELLQHCRSQQMKVADMVWANELAWRSEEEIRSGLRQIWQVMLKSMYHGCYAEGVLGGGLNVKRRAASMHHKLIGGIKFENAEDWLAEVKRRPNDFNAILKWIGCFAMAVNEENASFRRIVTAPTNGAAGVIPAVLMYYICFSGENVQEDDIFSFLMVAGEIGSLFKKNATISAAMGGCQAEIGVSSSMAAAALTECLGGSVEQALMAAEIAMEHHLGLTCDPVGGLVQIPCIERNSMGAIKAITASRLALDSDPADACVSLDNIIKTMWETAQDMNHKYKETSQGGLAVNISVKVPEC, encoded by the coding sequence ATGGAAATGATCAGCGTATTTGATATGTTCAAGCTTGGAATTGGTCCATCCAGTTCACACACGCTTGGCCCCTGGCGGGCAGCACAACGTTGGCTAGAGGAACTCCGTCAGCAGCTTGACCTGCAAGAAGTACAGGCAGTAGAAGTACATCTGTATGCTTCTCTCGCCCTTACCGGAAAAGGTCATGGTACTGATCTTGCCGTGATGCTGGGCCTGAGCGGCCAGGACCCTGTGGATATTCCCATTCAAAATGTTCTGGATATTAAAGAGCAGATCTATAGAGAACACAGAATCAATCTTGCTGATCAGTACATCATTCCTTTTGATCCATCTCAACATATCATCATGCATGGAGGCGAAAGGTTAGCTGAACATGCCAATGGGCTGATATTTAAAGCTTATACTACTGAGCGAGTTTTTGAAGAAACCTATTATTCGGTAGGGGGTGGATTTGTAAAAAAAGCGAACGAAAAAGCTGACCCTCAGGGAACGGTTCAATTGCCTTACCCTTCACAAAATGGAGAAGAACTTTTACAACATTGCCGGTCACAGCAGATGAAGGTTGCTGATATGGTGTGGGCCAATGAACTTGCCTGGAGGTCAGAGGAGGAGATACGTTCTGGACTACGCCAAATCTGGCAGGTTATGCTCAAAAGTATGTATCATGGATGTTATGCTGAAGGGGTACTTGGCGGAGGCTTAAATGTTAAGCGTAGAGCAGCCAGCATGCATCATAAGTTAATAGGTGGCATAAAGTTTGAAAATGCAGAAGACTGGTTGGCAGAGGTAAAACGACGTCCCAATGACTTCAATGCCATACTCAAATGGATAGGCTGCTTTGCCATGGCAGTCAATGAGGAGAATGCCAGCTTCCGACGTATTGTTACTGCGCCTACCAATGGCGCTGCCGGAGTGATTCCCGCGGTTTTGATGTACTATATCTGTTTCTCAGGAGAAAATGTTCAGGAAGATGACATTTTTAGCTTTTTGATGGTAGCGGGTGAAATTGGTTCACTGTTCAAGAAAAATGCGACTATCTCAGCGGCTATGGGCGGCTGCCAGGCGGAGATAGGGGTGTCGTCCTCCATGGCTGCGGCAGCCCTCACAGAATGCCTGGGAGGTAGCGTAGAACAAGCCTTGATGGCAGCAGAAATCGCGATGGAGCACCATCTGGGCTTGACTTGTGATCCGGTGGGAGGATTGGTGCAAATACCTTGCATAGAGCGTAATTCTATGGGAGCCATCAAAGCTATTACCGCCTCACGACTGGCACTGGACAGCGATCCTGCTGATGCCTGTGTATCGCTGGATAATATCATCAAAACAATGTGGGAAACCGCTCAGGACATGAACCACAAATACAAGGAAACCTCTCAGGGCGGTCTGGCAGTCAATATTTCTGTTAAGGTGCCGGAGTGCTAG
- the mog gene encoding molybdopterin adenylyltransferase, whose amino-acid sequence MNIKIGIINVSDRASKGVYEDIPGKAIVDTLNDYLTSSWEKVYAVMPDEQDQLEATMKRMADEEGCCLIITSGGTGPAKRDVTPEATEAVCQKMMPGFGELMRQVSLQYVPTAILSRQTAGIRNQTLIVNLPGKPKAIRQCLDAVFPAIPYCIDLLEGPYLECNEEVIKPFRPKK is encoded by the coding sequence ATGAATATCAAAATAGGAATCATCAATGTTTCAGACCGTGCCAGTAAAGGAGTTTATGAAGACATTCCCGGTAAAGCTATTGTCGATACACTGAATGATTACCTCACTTCAAGCTGGGAAAAAGTGTATGCGGTCATGCCTGATGAGCAGGATCAACTGGAAGCTACAATGAAGCGTATGGCTGATGAAGAGGGCTGTTGCCTGATCATCACTTCGGGAGGTACCGGACCGGCCAAAAGAGATGTTACCCCCGAAGCTACAGAAGCAGTGTGCCAAAAGATGATGCCCGGCTTTGGGGAGCTTATGCGTCAGGTGAGCTTGCAATATGTACCAACCGCTATTTTGTCCCGCCAGACTGCTGGCATTCGCAATCAGACTTTGATCGTTAACTTACCAGGCAAGCCCAAAGCAATTCGCCAGTGCCTGGATGCGGTTTTCCCTGCCATCCCTTATTGCATAGATTTACTGGAAGGTCCCTATCTGGAGTGTAATGAAGAAGTGATCAAGCCTTTCCGTCCGAAAAAATAG
- a CDS encoding mechanosensitive ion channel family protein: MFQLITIWLLLLISPLQLVPRDSVNMRLPVPQHLVSAGAQTAQVAADSTQNGAVVNSLDSAGSQLQIRANSIIIQADTLVNSQRPLIDTSVTEEEEQSTPEALRQISLGKIFWSFIIFALGYFVIRFLTRVLELFSERSTNYRITIKGLIPVVRILGWIIVIFVIITGVIQPKIEAVLALTASVGVAVGFASQDVLKNIFGGIVILLDTPFKVGDKIEIDSFYGEVVEIGLRSTRIVTPDDSLVSIPNGELMNRSVSNSNAGELNCQVVAEIYLPLDIDTSQVRKIATEAAQTSKYIFLNKPIAVLFFNEVKERRSYLKMRLKAYVMDIRYEFAFKSELTEIVIRELLQKQMISRDDFK, encoded by the coding sequence ATGTTCCAGCTAATCACGATATGGCTGCTCCTGCTGATAAGCCCTTTACAACTGGTTCCGAGAGACTCTGTGAATATGAGGTTGCCCGTACCTCAGCACCTGGTTTCTGCTGGAGCGCAAACCGCACAAGTTGCGGCTGACTCTACGCAGAATGGGGCAGTAGTAAATTCATTGGATAGTGCAGGCTCTCAGTTGCAGATACGGGCGAACAGTATCATTATTCAGGCTGATACACTTGTAAATAGCCAGAGGCCGCTGATAGATACTTCGGTAACAGAGGAAGAGGAGCAAAGCACACCAGAAGCTCTTCGGCAAATTTCATTAGGAAAAATTTTCTGGAGCTTTATCATATTCGCGCTGGGATATTTTGTGATCCGGTTTCTTACCAGAGTTCTGGAGTTATTTTCAGAAAGGAGTACTAATTACCGTATCACGATCAAAGGACTGATTCCCGTAGTCAGAATATTAGGCTGGATCATCGTTATTTTTGTGATCATAACTGGGGTAATACAACCTAAGATAGAGGCTGTACTGGCGCTTACTGCTTCGGTGGGTGTAGCCGTAGGTTTCGCCTCGCAAGACGTCCTGAAGAACATATTTGGTGGTATTGTAATCTTGCTGGATACGCCTTTTAAGGTAGGCGATAAAATTGAGATTGACTCATTCTATGGTGAAGTAGTTGAAATCGGCTTGCGCTCTACCAGGATCGTAACACCGGATGACTCATTAGTTTCTATACCTAATGGAGAGCTAATGAACCGTTCAGTGTCTAACAGCAATGCCGGAGAACTCAACTGTCAGGTGGTAGCTGAGATATATTTGCCGCTGGATATTGATACTTCACAGGTAAGAAAGATTGCCACCGAGGCTGCACAAACCTCTAAATATATCTTTTTGAATAAACCCATAGCAGTGCTATTCTTTAATGAGGTAAAAGAGCGAAGGTCTTATCTTAAAATGCGCCTTAAAGCTTATGTGATGGATATTCGCTATGAGTTTGCCTTCAAAAGTGAACTCACAGAAATTGTAATTCGTGAATTACTGCAAAAACAAATGATCAGCCGAGATGATTTTAAGTGA